The genomic window TTTCCATAGGAAATGGAAATAATTTCTTTGAAAAAAATAAATTTTAAACTTAATGTGGAGAAATTAATACCTCCTAAAAATATGCCCAAGGCGGGCATAATAATATCATTAACAAGGGAGGAAATTATTTTGTTAAAGGCTGTTCCTATAATGATACCAATGGCTAACTCAATTGCGTTGCCTTTAATTGCAAATTTTTTAAAATCATTTAAAAGCTTCATAAATACCACTCCTTTATAAAGAATCTTTCTTTAATTTTCGAAAAAGTAAAAAAAAACCTTTAAAAAAGAAAAAAACTTTGTTGACACAATTTAAAAGTTGTGATAAGATTATCTATGTCAGCGGGAAACGCCGACGAAACAAACGAAGGACATTAACAACAGAATAGATAAGATAGTTAATAATTAGTTATGCAATAACACATAACGGTGTAAATAAAATTTTGAATGAAGAGTTTGATCCTGGCTCAGGATGAACGCTGACAGAATGCTTAACACATGCAAGTCGACTTGAAGCAACTTCGGTTGTGGAAAGTGGCGGACGGGTGAGTAACGCGTAAAGAACTTGCCCTTCAGTCTGGGACAACCATTGGAAACGATGGCTAATACCGGATATTATGGAACTCTCGCATGGGAGGATCATGAAAGCTATATGCGCTGAAGGAGAGCTT from Cetobacterium ceti includes these protein-coding regions:
- the mscL gene encoding large-conductance mechanosensitive channel protein MscL, translated to MKLLNDFKKFAIKGNAIELAIGIIIGTAFNKIISSLVNDIIMPALGIFLGGINFSTLSLKFIFFKEIISISYGKFLQNIIDFFIIALSLFLVLKFLNNFKGKEPPKSPSNEEKLLTEIRDLLKEKKERE